A stretch of DNA from Tigriopus californicus strain San Diego chromosome 8, Tcal_SD_v2.1, whole genome shotgun sequence:
AAAGGACCCACAAATGGATCAGCTGGAAAATGTCTTGAGTGTGGCAAAAGGTTGGTGGGTAattccaaatccaattttgCCGACACACAGACAACTCGGACTGACAAAAGACCCAATGCTTTGAGCTTGACTCTGTGTCCTcgagattgattttgaaactagTCTTTTGTACTGCAAGCAAGCCCCTAAGAAGTCCTTCCGGTCGGTCGGGCTGGTTTATCCTTCCTCCTACTCAAAGTCAGATTCTGTTTAGAAACTAATATCTACAGCTTGAATCGACAGACCTTGCAAATGATGCGGAACACTATTATGTCATTAACAGACATATTGAGGAAAAAACCACTTTCTATCGAGCAAAGTTGGAGCGTAACTCAAGcatcaaagcaaaaacatAAGTATTCAACAAACACCCACTCCTTTCACTACACACCTGCAAAACATATCTATAGGCTAATTAACCTTCTTTAAACGGTTATTATTTGACTACGAAGGCATTTTTTCTGTCCCGAAACGACCATGGCGGACATATCTCAGGTTTATCGGGGCAAAAACGTCAACACCAAAAGCATCACGGTCCGAACGGCTGCTATTTGTACCATAGTACACACGTCTGATCGAGCTCCTTCCTTTTATGAAAAAGCATAATAACACCGAGAGAACACGATCACAGCCCCTCTACGTAGCCCTGAGATCTTATCTCGATACCGAGATCAGTGAAACAAAATATCAAGTGCATTGCTATGGCCACTCCATTCGCTTCAGTGCTATTGCGCTCACACTTGTCTTACCTGCATGCATGCCACAGGTAAACAGAGAGAAGAGTTGGAGCCCTCCTCCACCCATTCGGCTGTATAGAACTCCTCGCAGAGCAGGacagagagaagaaaaatagtCTAGAGGGGCCTCCCTCCTTCCCACATACACTGGTCCTGGTACATGatgtacatgtacatgtaGGTTCGTACGGACCTGTCGGGGTCTGGCCTTCAAGCCATCTCTAAGGGATACTGCCGCCGGACTTCTGTCACCGAGCGAGGCAAACTACTTTTTTACGAAAACGAAACAAACCCTGTCTTCCGTCGTCATGTTCAGTGGGGTGAGATGGTAGAATAGTCAATGCCAGCAGCACTCAGCTCCGAAAGACTCCATCGCAGCGGAAAGGTTCTTCCCCTCCCCCTGCCAGAACAAGTGAATTGGTTGAACAGTCAATGGTTATAgcatgtttttcaaattcagtgtCTTTAAGACATTGGGCCAGAGCTAATGCGCGTGACAAAGATTCACGTGAGCCGTTATTAAGTTGTGCAGTGTCCATGGTCCGTGGTGAGGAGACTGCTCTCTCATCTTGAATTGTCTTGAACTACGAGTAGTGATCTTGCTCCAGATTTACATAGTTTTATCATTATAATACCAAAGCATCCGCATCCACCACCATGTCCCATTCTAACGCCGGTTTCGAGCCGGACTCTAAGGACATGAACTCGAATGTTGGAAGGAAAGGTTCCATTGTGCAGGGTGAGACAGTGATTCATCGACAAGATCTCACTGAGGAAGAGGTCAAGCGagagagcttcaagatgaagaagaatgtGGTCATAATCTCGTTCGCCTTCATGTTGCTTTTCACCGCCTTCCAATCCATGGCCAACCTCCAGTCCTCGATAAACAAAGTGAGTTTcgtaatgcaaaaaaaaaaacaacgatgGAGGTTGAGGTTGAAGGGCATAAGAAACCCAAAAGTAATAAAAGTCTGTTGTTATTGTCAAAGATGATGAATAGGACATTGGAAAAAGAGCAAGTCTATGCCTGAGAGTGTCTTCACTTTTGATCAAGGACAAGAGGTGGGCGATGATTAGAACACAGATTTTAAAGGGATCGTCATGGCAAAGATTCAGCTTGTCCATGGAGGGCCGAAAATTAAGTTGTAAgtattttgtgtttttaaGTATTCAACTTCACAAACTagttttcatttaattttcTTGCTTTGTGCTGATGTAATTTTTTTGCATGCACTGttcctttctttttattcataggCCATGCAAAACCAAAGATACCCTGTCTAAGCAATGCTGGTTGCCACAAAGggtattgattgattgattcattaattgaaaataatactTTATTTCCATGGACTCAAAACTTTCCTGGCACATTATACATCTAAAATAGCAATCCAGAGTATAAAATGGGCAAAAAGCTTTGATGCCATGATGTAAAAAGCGCTACAACCACGGGCTTAAAAACGGAGGACCACAACATGTTCTTGTTGATGGCTTTTAATAACTAACAAGTTTGCCTTCCGACCATTAAGGCTTTAGAAGAAATGGTGGCTTGAAAAGTTACTCTTATAAACGTATGGTTCTGGCATTTTAACATCAAAGTAGAGACACAAGATTGCCCTATTACTTGCCAAGATTCCTCGATTCCTCGTACCTCTTGTTCCGTTTCTTTCCCCTTGATTGGCACGTTATTGGAAGAACGTGGGAGGAAGTCTCATTCTGGAACCCACAGCTCATTGGGCCTGAAgctaaataaaacaaatgatcAAGGTTTCTTAGTAAAGCTTTGACCCTAATTCCTCCAAACCAATGGTCTTAACTCAAACGGCCGAGAGAATTGAAACATCGCCAGTCTAAATGAAATACAGAAGATTGAATTATCCCTCTGagttgaaatttttcaattcaatcagATCATTTGACCTCCAATCAGCCTTGAAGTGAAGACCTCTAAACTCCGGGGCTAGGTTGATCCTTATCATATTTTATCTATTCTCTTGGTGAATAATGTCATTATGTATTTAACCAATATAACGAGCTGCGCGAgagtcaaagaaaatatcgGTCAAGCTGAGATCTTCGTATACAATGTCTATTGTTTATATAGACAACATCTGCGGCAATAAGTGTTGAAAATGTACATGATAAGTTTTGCTTGGGTTTCCTTTGTAATTCAATGCACTCAGTTTTTTATGTGATTCAATACAACTACTCTgtttttgaacacaatttcCCGGTTTCCAAATCGATCCATTCCAATTCCTTTTCCGATGTCCAAACAATTTGGAAATCACTTATTCTTAATGACAAATCTATAACTGAAATCGTGTCGTCAAAAATTAAGTGACCAATTTTTGAGGAGTTTGTATTACATCCCAATCTAGTTCTACTTTTTCACCAAAATGCTGCAAcgaaaagaaatatcaaaattatAACCTCAACAATTATCACAAATGTCCAAATACAAATGTATACAATGATTTCCAATGAAAATCTCCCTCTCATCTTAGGTCAATGGCTTGGGAACCTATTCGTTGTCGGTGATTTATGGAGCTTTGGTGCTCTCATGTATGTTCTTGCCCTCGGTGATCATCAAAACCATCTCGGTGAAATGGACCATGGTGTTCTCAATGTTTTGTTACTCCACTTACATTGCGGCCCAATTCTATCCGTCATTTGGGACCTTGATCCCCGGAGCTATCATTTTGGGACTGGGTGCGGCCCCAATGTGGAGTGCCAAATGTACCTATTTGACACAAGTGAGTTGAATCCATTAAAACTAACACATTCAGTCTCtcctacatacatacaggACAACATTTGTCAGCCGTGTTTCAAACAAAGCGAAAACGTAGTACCTAAAATGGAACCGGATGTATTAAATCATGTTCTTTCTTTAGTTTTGAGTGTTTGTCTTATGAACTACAACAGAACAATTTGTAAAAGGAAACAGCGTGACTTGTGCTTGATAGACGAAACTTTGTTGGAGATCAAACGTCAAGACAATCTACGCCTCATTCTTAAGGCATGCcataaaaaagtgacaagaagcCTTTCAGCTGAAGAGAAAGCAACTCTTGCCATGTGTAATGGAATCTTGCCAACAATACAAATGGCATTTACCTTCGTACAGCAAAGAGTACATCTTCAATGTGCCTGGTTTTCGAATCGCTTCAAGAGGAGAGATCAAAGTAGTCCGTATGGCAACAATGCTCCTAGAAAAGGGTCTGTCAGTTTAGATCCTTCGAAAAGGAACCGGATTCAACCCTATCATGGCCTTCTTCCAGGTTGGAAACAAATACGCTGAAGTGACTGGTGTGCAAGTGGAACCGATTATTGTGcgcttttttggaatttttttcctcttctttcaattCGCATCCGTTTGGGGCAGTCTCATCAGCTCTTGGGGTAAGGAAAACGAGCAAATACTGTATATACAACTAAGGTAGATTAAGTCCTGAATTGTCACTTTCCTGACACTAGAGATGCTTTCCCGGAAGACAAGAGTTGTGCATTTCCCATGGgattagagagagagagagagagagagattgagTGCGATAGAATGGTCCAGCGTTAGAGTGGTCCTGGACGGCTAGGTCAGTATATACATTCCAGTAAAGAACAAAGATTTTAAAGGGCTCCTGCTCGAGACCTTTCTAAAGAGGAGTTGTTCCACATGATAGGAATACTCATCTCTTTCAAAAGGGTAATAATAGCTTTGAATAACATTCCGTCGAGGTGGAAAAGCCTGCTGAATAGAGCTTTTAACTAAAACTGTTGCACTTTTttgggaagaaggaaaaccTTTAAACATGTATGTGGCAATGTCACAGAAGAGGAATCATATGGCATATATAACGTGTAAAGACCCGCACTGTAAGTAGATGTTATGATCAGATATTTTGAGAACCTTCATCAAGTCCCTTCCAAATGTTGACTTGAGTTACGATCTCAATTATTATGTTTTGTGGAGCTTGCCGTCCCAATTCCACACGGTAAAGATGAAGCATTGATCGTCTTCAGCATTCCATTGAGGGATGGAACATTACGAGAGAATGCAACATGTCTGAGCTTCAAGatgctttttggcaaaaacatcACTCTGTTTTGAGCCACTCGCCATTTGCATCCATGTTTTGGAGCACTTATCATGAATATCCGTAAAGACAAATTAACAAAGGGTTCACATTCTTTTCCGCTTCAGTTCTTTCCTCCGGCGATGAAGTGGCTCAAATCTCTCGCGAGGAACTCCAATATTGTGGGGTCAATTATTGTCCCAAGGCTGCTCCTCTCCCTTCGATCAATACGACTTTGAATGTGGAACCGGATTTAGAGGACAATTTCGCCACCAGTAAAACCAAACTTTATACCTTGGCCGGCATTTACTTGGCTTGTTCCCTTGTGAGTGCCACTGTTGTCGCCCTGTTTGTGGATCCATTATCCAGGTGAGAAGACATGAACTCATGTTTATGGAATTTGGTTGATATCAAAATATCTGGATGGGCTGGATGTTCAGTAAGGCAAAAGCAAAAACGCTTGGCATCATCACGTTAATCCATTTAGCTAGTTTGTACGAGTAGGGATGAGACAACAAGCTTGCAATTGGAGTGTAAAAAAAGCGTCCACATCATGATTTTGATCTTGTTTCTAAAATGAGCTTGGATTTTGGGATAATTTCGAATATTATTTAGTCTTATTGATAAATCCAACCAATTCATAATTGCTTTGGAATAGAAGGCAATTTACCCTTGTGATGTTGAGTACTGTTCATAGTTTTTCGATCATATTGTGAAAGGGATGTTGGTATTTTGATCTTGCAGGCTAGAAACTACCAGTTTCCATTTATTATTGATAGTAAATAATTGTTGATGACACTATGAAGGAAGTCATGaaatgaatttagattttggTTATTCTGTCGGCAAGAATAATACGATtcatcatgaatttgaatttggaacagACCCAAATTGCTCTCAGGTTCCAGAATGTTCCAACATTACGATTATGTGCCcggtttgtttcaaatgagTATAATTTAAGACCTCTGTTTTTAGAGCTAGCAACTGAATCTTCGCCTTTGAAATGGAAGAATGTTCCAAATTCTACAGGGGGCTTGTGTTTCTGGAAGAGCCCTGACcctcaaatgagaatgaaaattcaaaacaattcaataACACTTCCAAATACGTTGTCCTTTCGTCCTTGTCAGAAAATTCTTACTAAACATCTTCCAGCTTTAGAAATATATGCAGCTACATCAAAGCCACTTGTGCAAAAAGCATTACAAAAGCCGTTAAACTGGAAATGACATTCCTTTTCAAGTCAAGCTAAAATTCATAACCATTTTATTAATCTACTTCTTTCTCCCCTTGATATCAGGTAGGGTCTCATTCGTCCCTAAATAACAATTCAAAACATGTAGGTTGACAACAAAAGAGCTCTGTACCTTTCCACAAGGTCAAACACGTAAGTCGAGATACGTGGAACACCCTTTATCCACATTTCCAATCATTTCAGATATGGCGAGCACGAACGGGATGATGGACGCGAGAAGCTGAGTGGTCTGCAATTGCTGGTAGCCACTTTCCAGCATATGACGAAACCGTATCAGATTCTGGTGATTCCATTAACGTTCTGGTCGGGCATCGAGCAAGGTTTCTTTGGTGCGGATTTCACAGCCGTAAGTACTCAATTGACCGCGACTGATTGTGTTTGATCTATCATGCCCTAACCAGCAAGGTATACCCTGGGTTCCAGGGTTTCGTCTCGTGTGCTTACGGCGTTCAAAATGTCGGATATGTGGTGATTGCTTATGGTGTCAGTGATGCGGTTTGTTCGTTCAGCTTCGGGTTTCTCATCAAGAAAGTGGGCCGTGTTCCCATCTTCCTCTTTGGTACCTTGGTCAACATCGTTGTGATCGTGGTGTTCTTCACCTGGAGTCCCAACCCTGAGGAGCAATATGTTTTCTACATTCTGGCCGCTCTTTGGGGCGTGGCTGACGCAGTATGGCAAACTCAAATAAATGGTAAGTGCTCATCTTCATTTCTATCCAAAATGAGTTCAGTGAGatggaggtggaggtggaaaGCGCTTGGATCAATAATCTTAAAGAACACGGACAGACAGGGAATTTTTCCCCGTGCATTGCAGGGTAATCAAATTGTTTCTTaaagtttcttttcattttccgtCCTTTATCTTCTCAGCCTTTTGTTCATGCAAGAGTCCGTTCTTTGTGAGTGACTGGTTGTTGATGGATGCGAAGATTCTAAGATTTGAGTCAAAAGCCATGCACATACCTCCTATTCAATCTTTTTGAGTCTTTTGATGGTCTGAATTATGTCCTCAATTTCCGTAGTTTTTTAATTTGTGCTCGCCTTATTTGTGGAGGCCTTGTGAGTGACGTTGAGACGCCGTAAATACGAAAGGCGTTGTTCGAATTCAGTAAAATAAGCGTCAttcttcaaatcaataaaTAAGAAAACTGTAAAAGAGCCCGATAGAGCAACAGTGGACAGCAATGGACTACaagtgttcaatttttttatttgttcattGTGCGTATCATCAGCATACGGTTCCTCACAGTTGTTCAATAAATGTCTGCGAGAAAAACAGATTATGAACACATCTATCcaggaagaaaaataatgcaCCTCATTAATCTCCTGGTCCttatggtgtgacatctcagtttctgatgagatgcccAATGGCTTTTGCTCCTGTTTTACTCGTACTTGAggcgctgcatcttggatcagggcaagtttccatcttctgtaaaattggctcacgttgttccaatttttaaaagggggagataatacgcccccagtaactataggccgatatctctcacttcgaatattgcaaaggtgtttgtgAAGaacatgaagtccaaacttgttgaatttcttgaagtcaatgaagtccctTTCTCCTAGACAGCtcgggttccgagcacattttgcacggttacccaactgattgagcatttagagcacttcattgagggactggaaaggcacgagttggttgatgttgtctacCATGATTTTGCCTCGGCCTTTGATAAAgcagatcatggccttttggtgaatagacttcatgacatggGGATCTAAGGCAAGggtctcaattggataagaagcttaATTCAGGATAGGACACAAATTGTTAgggtcgagggatcccttagtgacgtacgtgatgtcaagtcaggtgttccccagggttccatcctagAGCCTCtcttttttatgatattcattgccccacttcaaaaccTTAGTATTACTGCCGGTTTTTCTTATGCTGCCAATataaagttagtttctggtcggaatggccaagattgcactagccttgcaaaggacctagaaataatctattcttgggttactaagagtaatatggccctgaacggaatgaaattccgctcaatgaccttcgggtcaactcctttgaatactccactcgttgacaatggaggcaaagatattgaacaggCCTCATCTATAGAAGATTTAGGTGTGGTCctcaaaaatgatggaaagttcgatgagcatattcagttgaaggtgggtaaagcttttcaaatgtgtggttggatatatcgcacgtttaagtccagagacagcatcacgatgctaagtctgtacaagtcgattgttcaacaacatcttgaatatgcctcacccatttgggctccattgtGTTtagcaggtttacaaaaggtcgaaccattccaaagatgtttcactctgaacatcacaggaatgagagagctctcgtattgagagagactaaacaagttgggactgtacaatgttcagagaaggtacgaaaggtatttgatattgtacgttttcaaaagcattcatgagctttgtcccaacccaggatttagggtcaattctaatgaccggagaggcttaatgtgcgttttgagagcaccttcaagccctcgagaatccaggctagttcgaataatgaagtctacttctcttctttctcgggctccttcattgtttaacttgcttccctctgctaatattcgtagggaatacgtaggacttgttgatccggtagcatctttcaagtcagacttggacaaatttttagatagcattccagatcaaccctacatttaaggactagctcagtaTGGCAACTCACATTCGTGGGTAGACCAactatcatataaagattgaaagataatatatagacgaattataacctttcatcttaatagcactggggattgcattccctgtagcttttagaaaagcccgagaAATGCATTGCATGTTgactgaaaacaaaaacacactATAAATTTGTAACACTTGAGGGGAGATTTATTGGAGTTTGATATCCCTTATTGTCCACGAAATAAGGtagaaaaaatgtccaaagatATTCAGATGAAAGTGTGCTTGGTGGGTAGTAGCACATATCGAATCATCTTTTTGACCACATTCAAATACATGACGATCAACTCAGGGCTAATTTCTCATTAATAGTGAACAAAGCGTTTTTAAAGTAGTTTGCAAATATGAttgaaatcaaagtcaaaTGAGGGCAAAGAAGAGGTTAATGTGTTGATTTAAGAAAGGTCATCGATTCCAagccttttcaagtttctttacATTTACTAAAGGTTCTTTGGCTGACTTTTACAAAGTACATTAATCAAATAACTGATGATAGTTTTGAATTAAGATATTTCAAGAAGGGTCCAAATTGTCCATGAAGGAACGCCAATTGTTAGAGACTACTGCTTCGTACGTGAaacatgaaaatcaaatcTATGATCAAAGAAGCCTTTTGAAAACagttcttgaaaaaagtgcaatgGAAAAT
This window harbors:
- the LOC131885364 gene encoding UNC93-like protein, with the translated sequence MSHSNAGFEPDSKDMNSNVGRKGSIVQGETVIHRQDLTEEEVKRESFKMKKNVVIISFAFMLLFTAFQSMANLQSSINKVNGLGTYSLSVIYGALVLSCMFLPSVIIKTISVKWTMVFSMFCYSTYIAAQFYPSFGTLIPGAIILGLGAAPMWSAKCTYLTQVGNKYAEVTGVQVEPIIVRFFGIFFLFFQFASVWGSLISSWVLSSGDEVAQISREELQYCGVNYCPKAAPLPSINTTLNVEPDLEDNFATSKTKLYTLAGIYLACSLVSATVVALFVDPLSRYGEHERDDGREKLSGLQLLVATFQHMTKPYQILVIPLTFWSGIEQGFFGADFTAGFVSCAYGVQNVGYVVIAYGVSDAVCSFSFGFLIKKVGRVPIFLFGTLVNIVVIVVFFTWSPNPEEQYVFYILAALWGVADAVWQTQINALYGVLFEKDEEAAFSNYRLWESLGFIVAYILQNNVCIYSKLWVMIGVLSTGMIGYLIIEAMEFRKRRG